The Candidatus Tumulicola sp. region CCTTCCCGGATTGCTGAAGGCCCGCGAGGACGTGCAAAAAGAGCAGAATTTCCGGCAGGCGCTTTGACCTTGGGGCGCTATAATTGGCGGGACGATGCGCATCAAGCACGAGGTGTCGGCCGGTGGTTTGGTTCTACGCCCGAGCGATCGGGGGTATGATGCGCTGCTTATCGGCCGCGGAAACCCGCCTCGAATCTGGACGTTGCCCAAGGGGCACGTCGAGGCTCGAGAATCGCGTCAGCAGACCGCGTTGCGCGAAGTGCGCGAAGAAACCGGTTGCTGGGGCGAAATCGTCACGAGCCTTAGTGACATCTCGTATTGGTTTTACGTCGGCGCGACCAAGCACCGCAAGTCGGTGACGTTCTTTTTGATGCGCTATTTGTCGGGCGACCCGTCGAATCACGATCATGAGGTCGACGAAGCGCGCTGGTTCGACATGGCGCAAGCGCGCAAGACGCTCAAGTACGTTAACGAGAAGCGTTTGGTCGACATGGCCTCGGAGTTTTTGGTCGCTAACCCGGGCGCGTTCGAGGATGCCGTCGCGGTACCGGATCTCGGCCAACGACGACTGTCTTGACCGCCGGGTCGCTTCAAACCGTCGAAACGCCCGAACGGCCGGCGTGCCGGGTAAGCGTCGACGTTTTCGACGGGCCGCTCGACTTATTATTGGGGTTGATCAAAGAACAGCGCTTAGACGTTGCGACCGTTCCATTGGCTGCCGTGGCCGCACAGTATCTCGCGTACGTGCGCGCGATGCAAGCCCTCGACGTCGAGTTGGCCGCCGATTATCTGGTGATTGCGGCGACGCTGGTGTTTTTGAAGTCGCGGGCGTTGTTGCCGGCGATTCCACTGGAACTGGAAGACGAAACCGAAACGCCCGAGGCGGTCGAGGAACGATTGCGGCGGCGTTTGATCGCGTATTCGCAATATCGCGATCTCGGCATGCAGTTGCGCGACCGTCAAGCCGAGGCTGCCGGATATTTTTATCGCGATGCCGGCGACCCGGCCGGTACCTTGGTGCAACGTTACGCGGTCGATCCGGAACGTCTGCGTCGCGCGTTCATTGCGATGCTCACGCAAGCCAGGCCTGAAAAGCGTTCGATCGCCCGCGAGCGCATTTCGCTGTTGGCGTCGATGGATTACGTTTCGCGCCGGCTCAAAGAATTAGGCGAGGCAACGTTCGGAGACTTGTGCCGCGAACTCGGTATGACGCGTGAGATCGTCGTGGTGACGTTCTTGGCAATGCTCGAATTGGTTCGGCGCCACCGCATCGGCTTCGCGCAGGAACAACCATTCGCGGACATTCTCCTCTGCTGGGGTGCGGCGTGACGGTTGCCGAGAATGAAGCCGAAGCCGTCGCGATCGAAGAGGCGGTTGCCCGGCTCATCCTTCCGGTCGAAGCGTTGTTATTCGTTGCGGCCGAACCGCTGTCGATCAAGCGTTTGGCCAAACTCACCGGCGCCGGCGAAGTCGAACTGGCTGCGACGCTAGCGCGCCTTTCCGCCGACTACGCCGAACGCGGACTGGTCGTACGCGAAGTTGCCGGCGGCTATCGCTTCGCATCGTCGCCGCTGGCTCGCGATGTGGTCGAATCGTATTTGCTGCCGCCCAGAACCACCTTATCGACGCCGGCCCTCGAGGCGTTGGCGATCGTCGCGCACATGCAGCCGGTCACGCGCGCCGAAATCGAATCGATTCGCGGCGTCAACTCCGATAGCGTCGTGAATACGTTGCTCGATCGCACGTTCATCGCTGAAGCCGGCCGCAAAGACGTGGTCGGGCGCCCGATGCAATACACCACGACGCCGTTTTTCTTAGAATCGTTCGGGTTGAGTTCGTTGGACGAACTGCCGGAGCTCGAGCTTGAATCCGGTCAAGCCCTCGAGCTCGGCCTCTCACAACCCAACTAACACGCCATGCGAATTGGTATGCACGTTCGCACCGGGGGCGGCTATGCGGCCGCCGTGCAGCACGCTGCAGCGGCCGGTTGTACCGCGCTGCAAGTGTTCTCGTCGAATCCACGCAGCTATCGCGTCGCGCCGCCCGACGAAGTCGCGCTCGGCGAGTTTGCGCGCCTGCGACGCGAAGCCAACCTCGATCCGTGCGCGATTCACACCGCGTACCTGGTGAATTTGGCGAGCGACGATCCAAAGATTTTCGCCGGATCGGAGCGTCTGCTGCGCGCCGATCTCGACGTCGCGCGTATCGGCGGGATGCGCTTCGTCAACACGCACTTGGGTTCGTACGGCGAGCGCGATCGCGAGGACGGATTCCGTGCGATCTGCGCGGCGCTGGAACGCGCGTTGTCGGACATCGCGCCCGAGGTGTTTTTGGTTCTCGAAAACTCCGCCGGCGCCGGCAACTTAGCCGGCGGCACGCTCGAAGAACTCGGGCGCATCGTGCGGACCGTCGGGCATCCGCAGTTGGGCGTGTGCCTCGATACCGCGCACGCGTGGGCGGCCGGGTATCGTATCGACTCCGCCGAGGAAGTCGACCGCTTCGTCGAGATCGCCGAAACCGAAATCGGGGTCGCCCGCATCTTGATGTTCCATTTTAACGACACGCAAGTGGAGTTGGGCGCGGCGCGCGACCGCCATTGGCACATCGGCGACGGCAAGATCGGTTTGGACGGCTTTCGCGCTCTGATCGCGCACCCGGAACTGCGCGAGAAGACCGCCATTTTGGAAACGCCCGGCAGCGATGACGACGACGTTCGCAACGTGCAAACCGTCTTGGCGCTCGAGCGCGGCGCAAATCGCGCCCGCGCTTCCGATGGCTAACGGCGGCTTCGTTCGCGCGATCGCGCATTTCGATATCGACGCATTCTATGCCAGCGTCGCGGTTCGTGACGACCCTCGGTTGCGCGGATTGCCGGTGGCCATCGCGGGCTCCAGTCGCCGCGCGGTCGTGTTAACCGCATCCTACGAAGCACGGCCGTTCGGCGTGCGTTCGGCCATGCCGTTGTACCGGGCGAAAGAAGCGTGTCCGCAGTTGGTCGTTGTGCCGCCCGACATGCAAAAATATCGAGCCGTATCGCGCGAGGTGTTCGCGATTTTCAACGCACGTTCGAACGCCGTCGAAGGTCTGTCGCTCGACGAAGCGTTCGTCGATCCGGGCGACGTCTCGTTCGATCGGGCGGTCGAGTTCGCCGGCGAACTTCGTCGCGACGTTCTGGCCGCGACGGGTTTGACGATTAGTGCGGGCATTGCGACCGGCAAACTGGTTGCGAAGATTGCATCGGATTGCTGTAAGCCCGACGGTTTGCTGGCGATCGCACCCGGCACCGAAACCGAATTCCTCGCGCCGATGGCGGTTGGCAAGTTGTGGGGGATCGGCCCCAAAACCGAGAGCCGTTTGAACGCGCTCGGCATCGCGACCATCGGCGATTTAGCGCGTGCCGAAGGGCTCGAGAGGGTCTTCGGCTCGTCGGCCGCGCGAATGCGCGACCTGGCCGTGGGAATCGACGCGCGACGGCTCGAGACGGGACGCGAAACGAAGTCGATCTCAACCGAGGAAACGTTCGAATACGACGTGCGCGACGAACGCGAGCTGGTGTCGATGTTACGCGTACAAGCGACCGAGCTGGCGCAAAAACTTGCAGAAGAACATGCGATCGCGCGTACCGTCGGAATCAAAATTCGTCGCGGCGACTTCAGCACCATCGGCCGTCAGACGCACTTGGCCGAGCCGACTCGTTCGGCGCGGCGAATCTTCGATGCGGCGGTCGTCTGCCTCAAGCGGGCAGAGTTGCGCGGCGCTCCGGTGCGATTGCTGGGCACGCGCGTGGCCTCGATCGAAAGCGGCGGTGCGGTACAGATCGGGCTGTTCTCGCGCCCTGCGTCATGATGCTTCGCGGGCGCCCGCACCCGTCTGATTCCAGGCGCGTAACTCTTCGAACATCTCGGGCGCCGTCACGCCTCGAGTGGCCCGCTCCGACGCCGTAACGACCACGCTGCAACGCGCGCGAGCCACCGCATAGACGAACGCATCCCGTTCGCGTGTGTAATATTTTTCGGCCGCTTTCGTCGCCGTAACGTAGTAGCTAAACTTCGCGGTGCGCGAGACGCGCGCCTCGCCGACGTTCTCGCGCGGCACGACGCCGAGGCGCGGGCTCATCAGAAAATTGTCGGGCGCGTACCAAAGCGGAAACGAGCCCGGGCGAACGCCGGCGACGACCACGTGGTCGAACTCGCGGCCACGCACTGCATCGATCGATGCGAGGCTGACGCGACCGCCGGCGTCGGAATCTTCGCACGCTTCCAAGTCGCTCGTCGCGCGCGCCCGCGCGAATTCGAGCACATCGGACAGGGTAGTGCTGGGCGATTCTCGTTCGAACGCCCGCAAACGCTGCAGCAAGCGGTGCAGCACGA contains the following coding sequences:
- a CDS encoding NUDIX hydrolase; translation: MRIKHEVSAGGLVLRPSDRGYDALLIGRGNPPRIWTLPKGHVEARESRQQTALREVREETGCWGEIVTSLSDISYWFYVGATKHRKSVTFFLMRYLSGDPSNHDHEVDEARWFDMAQARKTLKYVNEKRLVDMASEFLVANPGAFEDAVAVPDLGQRRLS
- a CDS encoding segregation/condensation protein A, with translation MTAGSLQTVETPERPACRVSVDVFDGPLDLLLGLIKEQRLDVATVPLAAVAAQYLAYVRAMQALDVELAADYLVIAATLVFLKSRALLPAIPLELEDETETPEAVEERLRRRLIAYSQYRDLGMQLRDRQAEAAGYFYRDAGDPAGTLVQRYAVDPERLRRAFIAMLTQARPEKRSIARERISLLASMDYVSRRLKELGEATFGDLCRELGMTREIVVVTFLAMLELVRRHRIGFAQEQPFADILLCWGAA
- a CDS encoding deoxyribonuclease IV; translated protein: MHVRTGGGYAAAVQHAAAAGCTALQVFSSNPRSYRVAPPDEVALGEFARLRREANLDPCAIHTAYLVNLASDDPKIFAGSERLLRADLDVARIGGMRFVNTHLGSYGERDREDGFRAICAALERALSDIAPEVFLVLENSAGAGNLAGGTLEELGRIVRTVGHPQLGVCLDTAHAWAAGYRIDSAEEVDRFVEIAETEIGVARILMFHFNDTQVELGAARDRHWHIGDGKIGLDGFRALIAHPELREKTAILETPGSDDDDVRNVQTVLALERGANRARASDG
- the dinB gene encoding DNA polymerase IV, with the translated sequence MTTTFATCKPSWRSSAAQIAPALPMANGGFVRAIAHFDIDAFYASVAVRDDPRLRGLPVAIAGSSRRAVVLTASYEARPFGVRSAMPLYRAKEACPQLVVVPPDMQKYRAVSREVFAIFNARSNAVEGLSLDEAFVDPGDVSFDRAVEFAGELRRDVLAATGLTISAGIATGKLVAKIASDCCKPDGLLAIAPGTETEFLAPMAVGKLWGIGPKTESRLNALGIATIGDLARAEGLERVFGSSAARMRDLAVGIDARRLETGRETKSISTEETFEYDVRDERELVSMLRVQATELAQKLAEEHAIARTVGIKIRRGDFSTIGRQTHLAEPTRSARRIFDAAVVCLKRAELRGAPVRLLGTRVASIESGGAVQIGLFSRPAS
- the scpB gene encoding SMC-Scp complex subunit ScpB, which produces MTVAENEAEAVAIEEAVARLILPVEALLFVAAEPLSIKRLAKLTGAGEVELAATLARLSADYAERGLVVREVAGGYRFASSPLARDVVESYLLPPRTTLSTPALEALAIVAHMQPVTRAEIESIRGVNSDSVVNTLLDRTFIAEAGRKDVVGRPMQYTTTPFFLESFGLSSLDELPELELESGQALELGLSQPN